CGTTGACGGAACATGTCCGGCACGACATTTAATTTGAACCTATCTCTCTCTTTCTCATGTATGACTTCTAAGAAggtacttaaaaaaaaaaagttcaaagtaGTTACATTGTTTAATCATAAATGAACTCATAGAATGGTGTATAAATATAACCATGAATAAGCATTAAGGTAACATAATCCAAAGTATTTGAATTTCCTCTTAATTAACCTTgcattaatcaattaaattaaacattatgtCAACCAATGAGGTGATGGATGATCCCTCTTCAGAAACATCCCTAACTGATTTTGGTTCACTATACTTGTGCGAAATCACAAACAATTCTATCCACCATATCAAATTCTACAACCCATCAAACAACAAAACAGGCAGAATCAAACCAGGAGAAACAGAATCCATCGACAGCAAGGGCTATTTTCCACTATGGAGCCACCCTCGAAGGTACGAGATCACGTACTACATCGAAAATTACAAGGAGTGGAAGTCAATGACACTTAAGGATCTTAATGGGAACTCGTGGTTGTCGATTGAGCAACCCGGGATTGATGAAGATATTCGTACGATTTCTTCATCGATCAACCTTATTGTGAAAGATAATGGTTATGAAATTTTTAGTCCCGAATATAGTTGCACTCAAGCAGCTCTTATACTTCAACCAAGGTACTAATTATTCATTCGGATATCGCTTGGTTTTGATCATGTGTTTGTGCgcatgtttgttttgttgaataaatttaactACCTTATTTTTCATCCTCGTATAGTCGTATACATATCATGTAAGGTATTGTTATTTGGTTTGTTTCTACGTACAGTttaatacttcatccgttctttttctattgcataaaatatttaactttttaATGTTGATTGTATCACGTCATTTGACCATCTTAatgtaaagaaaaaaacaaagtcAAATAAGATCGATCTTATTAGATGTGTCTCGTGTGATTTATACGTACTTTTACAAATATAAACTTTTTGTAATTTATTGCCAATATACAGCTatgtccccccccccccacacacacacacaaaaacaaaataaaaatttggcTACGGCAATTAATGATCAAAGCTAGTTATTGTAATAGACTAGTTAGTTAATTGAGCGGGCTAGTTTGTTGAGCGGACTATCTGTAGATATATCTCAAGCAAGTTTGTAATAATGGGaactgaaaaattaataaaacattctGAACCGGTAGATCAATATTAGACCTGGGCTGGTCGGGCCATAGTCGGGTCATGAAAGGTCGAAAATTGGACGGAACAAAATAATTAGCGGGATGATTATATTGTGGATGACCGGATGCATGGGTCATTAAAcgagaaagaaaaatgaaaaaggaGAGAGACAAAGGTGTAAACAAGTTATTACGAAGCTATATATACATACGAAGTGTACGTTTTTGTATCATGATTATTTTACTTTTCAAAAGTATTCGGGACGACCAAAGTTTTTTCAGTGGGTGCTATTTATGCTGCACCAATAGGATTTTAATCTAAAACATTCTTATATTATTAGTTATGTGATGTAAATTAATTGTGTGAAGTACACCTAATGCATGTGATTAGGTAATATATTACGAGCAAAATAATAAAAGTGAAACATAATATTATATGTTTAAATTTTTTACATTGGTACCATAATTTAGATTTTTCGTCATGTGAGGGCATGAGTATTATGGAGTACATAATTTTACTATTTATACGTTTGGTTGTTGAGATCGataatgtctgaattttctttaCATGAACTTTGTGAATAGTTTTTCTTGCctattactacctccgtttctaaaTGATCTTCACACTTTCCGCCTTAGTTCGTTTCATAATTTTCTTTACACTTTACTTTGTGTAAATTTATCCAATTCCGACTACATCAGGCTTGAACCGAGACAAAATAATCCGCCGACAtaaatctatactatatattaaaaggcgttgataAGCAAGTCTATGTGCCACTTGGCACTCACACTAATCTCATTCAATGTTCTATGTCatagaaaattatttaaaaatgatAAATATGTATGATATAAGTCTGGAACCCATGACCACTAATttgtaaaccaaacaattaaccACTAATCCAAATCAAATTATATGTCATCTTTTCataacaaaatataataaatgacaatttaataattacggagtatttattcAAAAAATTTATCCGTGTATTAACCTGGGGCATCGCCCGGACCCGCATACTAGTTCGATAATTAAAACCCGATACCAAATAGAAAGGAGGATGCTTAAAATTCATTGACACTTCTCATTAGAAGAAGAAACAATCACATAGTTATTAAACAGAGATGGCTTTTATTAGCTAGCACACGGACATACATGTAGCTAGCATCATAGTAACAAAAGTTGAAGATGATGAAATTACTTATTAGTCCATGTAAGACTTGCTATAACAGAGTTCCAAGTAGGATCATAAATTTCATAGCCATCATCATTCACAACAAACTCAATTTTAGCCCAATCAGATAATGCTGCAGGATTAGGAGAAACTTCACGAACATCTTCATCAGGTTCATCAGTTTTAGAATCCCTAACAGAAGAAGTAGACATCAACCAATCTCGTTCAATATCATTGATAACTAATTTTGTCCATTCGTCGAACATTGTGTTGTAGTACTTGATCTCGTACGTAAACGAAGAGCCATCGTACGGGAGATAACCTACGCAGTTTTTAGACTCCGATTGCCCGCTTTCGATTTCGTCTTCTAGTCTTGCTTCGTATGGGTTCGTGAATTCGAGTGTGTGGCTTGATTTGTTTGTGATCTTTTGTACTTTTATCCATCCGTAGTCCGACAACCAGCCCGTGATATTTTCTTCATCACCCTCCAATTGCCTTGGTGGCTGCCTACTTCCCTGCTCTTTCTTTGGCCTATAGTTGACCTTAATCTCATCGTTGT
This sequence is a window from Spinacia oleracea cultivar Varoflay chromosome 1, BTI_SOV_V1, whole genome shotgun sequence. Protein-coding genes within it:
- the LOC110799227 gene encoding uncharacterized protein; its protein translation is MAGSNNDEIKVNYRPKKEQGSRQPPRQLEGDEENITGWLSDYGWIKVQKITNKSSHTLEFTNPYEARLEDEIESGQSESKNCVGYLPYDGSSFTYEIKYYNTMFDEWTKLVINDIERDWLMSTSSVRDSKTDEPDEDVREVSPNPAALSDWAKIEFVVNDDGYEIYDPTWNSVIASLTWTNK